gtttacatttggaagattcaatagatatttcaaatatattaggacatgttaaagaatctatagtagcattatatggagaattttgtagtagatatggtttaagtgattctggatctttacaatctaccgcctcacgtagcgaaggtggtagttcacttagtagaaggtataatatgcttaagagtaggcaaaaaaaaaaaaaaggggcaacgggtaatatttctgaattagaaaaatatttaaccactcaatttgaatttcgtaatgcagaacatagtatagatttcgaaatcccgaagtggtggaagagtcaccaaatcgagtatccagttctcgtcctcatcgctcgtcaaatattagcaacccattcttcaacggttgcggttgaacaagcatttagttctggaggattaattttggactctcgccgttcaagattaagcccggactctgtggaagctcaagcttgtgtcggcgattggacgagggcgaaatatcgacaccaagagttagatcgtgaacacgaattttttagcgatgatgttggagataccaccgccacgggtatcacaacgggtagcgacgattgacgatgaggtaagttggggttctcaaaggtaaaaagaactacatgggctttgattcttctatccccaagaagatatgtaggccgcttaatgataattcattaagttcaagcccattcctttttttttttttcccatattttattacaatgtacaatttaattgtattttataatttataatttattatatttattatattatttattattttaaaaattattattaaaaatgaatcggaatgaaccggaaccgccatttttcacggccggttccggttccaccttttcgtggaaccggaaccgccggttcctgaaccggaaccggcggttccaccgaaccggccgtgactattCCACAGACTAAACTCCAAATCCCCGACCACCATATTTCAACCAGGAACACCGCCCACCACTTCGTACCTCGAATTCTCTCTCGCATGTCTGCCGTCCCAAAACATGAAAGCCCTCGTCtgctttctcctcctcctcctcctcctcctcgccacCTTGCCGTCGCCGACGAGATCCTTCGAGTTCCCGGCCCGGGAGATGGCCGACCTCATCGACCAGACATGCAGGCTCACACCCTTCTACGACCTGTGCATCTCCTCCCTCAGGTCCGACCCCGGGAGCGGCGCGGCCGACGTCCGGGGTCTCGCCCGCATAATGGCGGGCTCCGTCCTGGCGAGCGCTAGCCGCACGCTGGACCGGATCCAGGAGCTGCTGGGCCAGGCCCCCGACCCAGAGACGGAGCGTCCCCTGGCTTACTGCGCGGAGCTGTACATCCCGGTGGTGAAGTACACCTTGCCGCAGGCGATTGAAGCGCTGGGCAAGGGCCAGCTCGGGTTCGCGGTGTATGGGTTGTCGGACGCGGGCAAGGAGGCGCAGGCGTGCGAGAAGAATTTCTCGGGTCTGAGCTGGTCGCCGGTGACGGATGTGAACGAGCAGGTGCGGGATTTGGTGGACGTGGCATTGGCGATTATCAAGATTTTGCAGAGGAGTTTCTAACTCTCTTCTGCGATTGACACGGTGAAAACATAGGAACCTACACATTTTCCGGACATGTGTTTTAAGTGCCCTCGGTTACTCTTATAGTTTATAATCGTcttgttaaaatgtttaaaaataaaataatatatattcatgtaataacttaaaattttaaaataattgacagTGGTCTTGCAAAATCTTATAAATTTATCTTTCGATTGAGCTCGCTTAGCCCGACTGATAGTattcatctaataacttaatGCGAGAGACTACAAACCATTGTAGATGAAAATCATGACGAAACCTAAAGCAATGAATATTCTCAATACGAAATTTGCACTCTGAGCTTTCTATCACATATTCTCACCGGGCCAACAAAGATGTCATATCCAGTCAAAAAGGTTCAATTTAGAAAGTTAAGCTAGTTCAAAATTTTggttagataatttttttttttttcggtcagatgattagataaattaaaaatgagttaatatcatgaaaaatccaaaatttatttatctgatgataaatttatctcaagttAATTTTTGGATCGCTAAAAATCCCAAagtgatatatttgtgacaaatttattcaaaattaattttttagaccatcacaaatctcaaacc
The genomic region above belongs to Rhodamnia argentea isolate NSW1041297 chromosome 6, ASM2092103v1, whole genome shotgun sequence and contains:
- the LOC115734266 gene encoding cell wall / vacuolar inhibitor of fructosidase 1-like, giving the protein MKALVCFLLLLLLLLATLPSPTRSFEFPAREMADLIDQTCRLTPFYDLCISSLRSDPGSGAADVRGLARIMAGSVLASASRTLDRIQELLGQAPDPETERPLAYCAELYIPVVKYTLPQAIEALGKGQLGFAVYGLSDAGKEAQACEKNFSGLSWSPVTDVNEQVRDLVDVALAIIKILQRSF